Proteins encoded together in one Ferroglobus placidus DSM 10642 window:
- a CDS encoding SLC13 family permease has protein sequence MRLHVTPVVVRLALASGINPVPLLIALATSANIGSAATIVGNPQNMLIGMKSGVGFIEFAAKMLPVSITGLFVTYAVIYLIYRKELNNFRAVEIEISLDRKLTAKSLAVFMLVLLLFITEVYPISLAALIGAATIFAIGGIKPKEALERVDWSLLLLFCNLFIVMHGFEKAYGDYLVSMLSYEDSLTSYYWMSFLTVVGSNLVSNVPFVMMVLPAVQAANGNLWYILAMSSTFAGNLTIIGSVANLIVVENAEKHGITVNFFEYLKVGAPLTFLTVLIGATMLYLTG, from the coding sequence ATGCGTCTTCATGTGACTCCTGTCGTTGTGAGGTTGGCTTTGGCGTCGGGAATAAATCCCGTGCCTTTGCTCATAGCTTTAGCGACCTCCGCAAACATCGGAAGTGCTGCAACGATTGTTGGCAATCCGCAAAACATGCTTATCGGTATGAAGTCAGGCGTTGGATTCATCGAATTTGCTGCAAAAATGCTTCCGGTAAGTATTACTGGGCTTTTTGTGACTTATGCGGTCATCTATTTAATCTACAGGAAAGAGTTGAATAATTTCAGGGCTGTAGAGATTGAGATCAGCCTTGACAGAAAACTGACTGCTAAAAGTTTAGCTGTGTTCATGCTCGTGCTACTCCTGTTTATAACCGAAGTTTATCCTATCTCGCTCGCAGCATTAATTGGTGCTGCTACGATTTTTGCAATAGGAGGAATAAAGCCAAAGGAAGCTCTGGAAAGAGTTGACTGGAGTTTGCTGCTTCTCTTTTGCAATCTCTTCATAGTCATGCACGGTTTCGAGAAAGCCTACGGAGACTATCTGGTATCCATGCTGAGCTATGAGGATAGTCTTACGTCATATTATTGGATGAGCTTCCTGACAGTAGTGGGTAGCAATCTTGTGAGCAACGTTCCGTTCGTTATGATGGTTCTTCCCGCAGTTCAGGCTGCAAACGGTAATTTGTGGTACATTTTAGCCATGTCCTCAACATTTGCTGGAAATCTGACAATTATAGGAAGTGTTGCAAATTTGATAGTTGTGGAGAATGCAGAAAAGCATGGAATAACCGTCAACTTCTTCGAATACCTTAAAGTTGGTGCGCCTTTAACTTTTTTGACTGTGCTAATAGGTGCAACCATGCTTTATTTGACTGGGTGA
- a CDS encoding YkgJ family cysteine cluster protein encodes MTDFYEICFECGGKCCIDAKPPITERRLRILLDSGISLELFDFEEYTHPKVKENGYCVFFDEKERKCLIHGIKPETCVAGPFTFDLREGKIEIYLKKESICSLVTFLRQNEEIYRKQYERAVEAIKTLVNELDERALRRILEIEEPETEKVGEIVI; translated from the coding sequence ATGACTGACTTTTACGAAATCTGCTTTGAGTGTGGTGGGAAGTGCTGCATCGATGCCAAACCTCCAATTACTGAGAGGAGGCTGAGAATTCTGCTGGACTCTGGAATAAGCTTAGAGCTGTTCGATTTTGAAGAATACACACATCCAAAGGTGAAGGAAAATGGCTACTGCGTGTTTTTTGATGAGAAAGAGAGGAAATGCCTGATTCACGGCATCAAGCCCGAAACCTGCGTTGCAGGACCTTTCACCTTCGACCTGAGGGAGGGTAAAATTGAGATATATCTCAAAAAGGAGTCAATATGCTCACTTGTAACATTTCTCAGGCAAAACGAGGAGATTTACAGGAAGCAGTACGAAAGGGCTGTGGAAGCAATTAAGACTCTCGTTAATGAGCTCGATGAAAGAGCTTTGAGGAGAATTCTGGAGATAGAAGAACCTGAAACTGAGAAGGTTGGTGAGATAGTAATATAG
- a CDS encoding MFS transporter, which translates to MFSLLTVSVISSYLASINAPPVLVGFVVAISYISQLVQIPSALIAERFSRKRISLLANVISRISLLAIGVTLLVNLHSNVLIFVVFFAIYNVFKEVSAVSWSSWMRDLIPDHIRGEFYSKRIAYGKFVALFIVLAFSVLFNAIGELTFSILFLTAFAAGMVSVYFIKGIDDVEVECRGRRSLTEPLKNSNFLKLTSALSIWKFASEMALPFFSVYVITVLKYPVWVVIALASLSQISSMYFLRISGGIMDRFGNKPVATLSFVSFSLAALLFTFTTMPEKHPLTPLLLILIYMLDGFYSSVPPIAFMNMIAKITPKGSSASYYAINNAMASIFAAAGSISGGLIASFLLSTNFTLKIDIESSLGHVEIPAIHLASYDFLFLISSILSIVAAKIIGFFNEDNALSEKIVKNEIKHAVIKDVQTLMMYMHLPHMNPQLRWFNFNWFANDAFQRIPTPSESQIMFENSVEDYVRKQT; encoded by the coding sequence ATGTTTTCACTGTTGACAGTTTCGGTAATCAGTTCATATCTTGCATCGATTAACGCCCCACCGGTTTTGGTAGGTTTCGTAGTGGCTATATCCTACATTTCTCAGCTAGTACAAATACCTTCAGCTCTCATTGCTGAAAGGTTCAGCAGAAAAAGAATTTCACTGCTTGCAAACGTGATCTCCAGAATTTCACTACTCGCAATTGGAGTTACACTACTCGTCAATCTTCACTCCAACGTTCTAATATTTGTAGTGTTTTTCGCAATCTACAACGTTTTCAAAGAAGTTTCCGCAGTCTCTTGGAGCTCTTGGATGCGTGATCTAATTCCCGACCACATCAGGGGTGAGTTCTACTCGAAAAGAATTGCCTACGGTAAGTTTGTAGCGCTGTTTATCGTTTTAGCATTTAGCGTCCTCTTTAACGCTATCGGAGAGCTAACGTTTTCAATTCTCTTTCTGACAGCATTCGCTGCCGGAATGGTAAGTGTGTATTTCATAAAGGGGATTGACGATGTGGAGGTTGAGTGTAGAGGAAGAAGAAGCTTAACAGAACCGCTTAAGAATTCAAACTTTTTAAAGCTAACTTCCGCCCTATCGATCTGGAAATTCGCTTCAGAAATGGCCCTACCATTCTTCTCGGTTTACGTCATCACAGTTTTAAAATACCCAGTATGGGTTGTTATTGCGCTCGCGTCTCTAAGTCAGATAAGTTCAATGTACTTCCTTAGAATTTCTGGTGGAATTATGGATAGATTCGGAAATAAGCCTGTGGCTACCCTATCTTTCGTTTCGTTTTCCTTGGCAGCCTTGCTATTTACATTCACAACGATGCCAGAAAAGCATCCACTCACACCATTGCTATTAATTTTAATCTACATGCTTGACGGATTCTATTCGTCTGTTCCACCTATAGCGTTCATGAACATGATCGCGAAGATAACTCCTAAGGGCTCATCAGCTTCGTATTATGCAATAAACAACGCGATGGCATCGATTTTCGCAGCTGCGGGATCAATAAGCGGAGGTTTAATTGCCTCTTTCCTCCTCTCAACAAATTTTACACTGAAAATAGACATTGAATCCTCTTTGGGTCATGTAGAAATTCCCGCTATTCATCTGGCATCCTACGACTTCCTTTTCTTAATCTCGTCAATCCTTTCGATCGTAGCTGCGAAGATTATCGGATTCTTCAATGAAGACAATGCTTTAAGCGAAAAAATTGTTAAAAACGAGATTAAGCATGCGGTTATCAAAGATGTTCAAACCCTCATGATGTACATGCATTTACCTCACATGAATCCTCAGCTAAGATGGTTTAATTTTAACTGGTTTGCAAATGATGCGTTTCAGAGAATTCCGACACCTTCCGAATCTCAAATAATGTTCGAAAATAGTGTGGAAGATTACGTGCGGAAGCAGACCTAA
- a CDS encoding ATP-grasp domain-containing protein, protein MRVWILAKEKNFKSYENRRFQEEAEKMGIELQLVAPEEFDIIVTREGRSLFFNGSPSDLPDCLIPRMGAGTTYFALAVIRHLEKLGVFVLNSSQSIEAAKDKLATLQILAANNIPIPKTMLAKFPLNVDIVEKEFNYPLIVKTVSGSHGKGVFLCENRAQLEDLLGLLEISKDPKVNLIIQEFVSSSKGRDIRVFVVGGRAIGAMLRKAKGEKFKANFSSGGEVSPFNLNPAVEWLAVESAKLLGLDIAGVDVLFNGDSYMVCEVNSSPGFEGFEKATGINVPKVIFDYVRVRLGIS, encoded by the coding sequence ATGAGGGTTTGGATTCTCGCGAAAGAGAAGAATTTCAAATCGTATGAAAATAGGCGTTTTCAAGAAGAAGCGGAGAAGATGGGAATTGAGCTTCAATTGGTTGCACCAGAAGAATTTGATATAATCGTTACGAGGGAGGGGAGGAGTTTATTTTTCAACGGCAGTCCATCGGACTTGCCGGACTGTCTGATTCCAAGAATGGGCGCGGGCACAACTTACTTTGCCTTGGCCGTGATAAGACATCTCGAAAAACTTGGTGTTTTCGTTCTTAATTCAAGTCAGAGCATAGAAGCCGCTAAGGATAAACTTGCTACCCTCCAAATACTCGCTGCAAATAACATTCCGATCCCCAAAACCATGCTTGCCAAGTTTCCTCTGAATGTTGACATAGTTGAGAAGGAGTTTAACTATCCCCTAATAGTAAAGACTGTCTCCGGCTCCCATGGAAAAGGCGTTTTCCTCTGCGAGAACAGAGCTCAGCTAGAAGATCTTTTAGGTTTACTGGAAATTTCAAAGGACCCAAAAGTTAATTTGATTATTCAGGAGTTTGTCTCATCAAGTAAAGGGAGGGATATCCGTGTTTTTGTTGTAGGTGGAAGAGCAATCGGTGCAATGCTCAGAAAAGCTAAGGGAGAGAAGTTCAAGGCTAATTTTTCATCAGGAGGGGAAGTATCTCCATTTAATCTAAATCCTGCTGTTGAATGGCTTGCTGTTGAGTCTGCGAAATTGCTGGGCTTGGATATAGCTGGCGTGGACGTTCTTTTCAATGGAGATAGCTACATGGTGTGTGAGGTAAACTCATCTCCAGGATTTGAAGGCTTCGAAAAAGCAACCGGCATAAACGTTCCAAAGGTGATTTTCGATTACGTCAGGGTTAGGCTGGGTATTAGCTAA
- a CDS encoding SLC13 family permease, translating to MIELLIFILTYALISLQNIYSRIDRPAASTIGAALMLAFGVLSLDEAVSAIDYNTIILLFGMMVLTAYLGIAGFFDYLAYKIMRFSGNGKRLLFTIVFLAGFLSAFFVNDTICVFM from the coding sequence TTGATCGAGCTTTTGATATTCATCCTAACTTACGCTCTCATCTCATTGCAAAATATCTACAGCAGAATAGATAGGCCCGCAGCATCTACAATCGGAGCCGCTTTAATGCTTGCTTTCGGTGTTTTGAGCCTCGATGAGGCTGTTAGTGCGATAGACTACAACACGATAATTTTACTTTTTGGGATGATGGTTCTAACAGCTTATCTTGGCATCGCAGGATTTTTCGATTATCTCGCTTACAAAATCATGAGGTTTTCTGGAAATGGGAAGAGGTTGCTTTTCACCATAGTTTTTTTGGCTGGCTTTCTATCAGCCTTCTTCGTAAACGACACGATATGCGTCTTCATGTGA
- a CDS encoding glutamate-cysteine ligase family protein, which yields MLGPEHEFSINDENFNPLPISDQIIRKIRGRIANEAVIGRVIIGKELQKHVIELKPVKPFEELSEFEEVMQEGVEELLSVMDGCKLLGLGMHPLLKLENAKVWDHRDRKIYEAYDRIFNIKQHGWLNIQSFQLNISYSSEREAVELHNKLRILIPYIAAIASASPICEGMPYYIDTRLNFYRINQKEIPLICNDVIPEKIASLREYRKILERIYEELRKRDAHVLCREWVNSRGVIVRFSRKCLEIKVMDEQECIKSDVALTAFIRAILRAEIEELPREKLIEKLDSAIRSGTAELKSELKELFRKAKENADDEEKKYLKIVKLRIKEGSLGESILMNMGDISRKEIIGVCEELSKCLERNEVYV from the coding sequence ATGCTTGGCCCTGAGCACGAGTTTTCGATAAATGATGAAAACTTCAATCCTTTGCCGATTTCAGATCAAATAATCAGGAAAATAAGAGGAAGGATTGCAAATGAAGCTGTCATTGGAAGGGTAATTATTGGCAAGGAACTGCAAAAGCACGTCATCGAATTAAAACCCGTAAAACCCTTTGAAGAACTTTCTGAGTTTGAGGAGGTAATGCAGGAAGGTGTTGAGGAACTTCTTAGCGTTATGGACGGCTGCAAGCTTTTAGGACTGGGGATGCACCCTTTATTAAAGCTCGAAAATGCGAAAGTGTGGGATCACAGGGACAGGAAGATATACGAAGCTTACGACAGGATTTTCAATATAAAACAGCATGGCTGGCTTAACATTCAGAGCTTTCAGCTCAATATCTCGTATTCGTCGGAAAGAGAGGCTGTCGAGCTTCACAACAAGTTGAGAATTCTCATTCCATACATCGCTGCCATCGCCTCTGCCTCACCAATATGCGAGGGGATGCCGTACTACATCGACACAAGACTCAATTTTTACAGGATCAATCAGAAGGAAATACCGCTAATATGCAACGATGTAATTCCAGAAAAGATAGCAAGTTTAAGAGAGTACAGGAAAATTCTCGAGCGAATTTATGAGGAGCTGAGGAAAAGAGACGCTCATGTACTCTGTCGTGAGTGGGTGAATTCGAGGGGAGTCATAGTTAGGTTCAGCAGGAAATGCCTTGAAATAAAAGTGATGGACGAGCAGGAGTGTATAAAGAGCGACGTGGCTCTCACTGCTTTCATTAGGGCAATTCTAAGGGCTGAAATAGAAGAATTGCCAAGGGAGAAACTGATCGAGAAACTCGACAGTGCGATAAGGAGCGGAACTGCAGAGCTCAAATCCGAGTTGAAGGAACTATTTAGAAAAGCAAAAGAGAATGCGGACGATGAGGAGAAAAAATATCTCAAGATCGTCAAGCTGAGAATCAAGGAGGGTAGCTTGGGTGAATCGATTCTCATGAACATGGGCGACATCAGTAGAAAAGAAATTATTGGCGTGTGCGAGGAACTTTCAAAATGTCTTGAAAGGAATGAGGTGTATGTATGA